Proteins encoded in a region of the Haloglomus salinum genome:
- a CDS encoding DNA-binding protein — MSSNNIIGEKVSVESADEQVAVEAEEPELRPTVELRSQAKIDSETIAKVDGTAEREHPYGMTLVAEEKWEAREQEKARTRARTSGPVNERREAEARVTAAHGSRRKREAFARRRAGVDPLAGPDSVDPREKMDAATLAEVNQQAQRIRETVRECGSRASISRQLAERVARGQGVTEATLDVLDAERRRPGTVVPIGELEDVPRKEVAVSGEWIESWDADSSKIQQVGLLEDQTGRTKVTVWQKSRQPLIEEGERVRIRAAATSWYQGRVSLAVTGDTRIIFTDRV, encoded by the coding sequence ATGTCGAGTAACAACATAATCGGTGAAAAGGTTTCAGTCGAGTCGGCGGACGAACAGGTTGCGGTCGAGGCAGAGGAGCCGGAGCTGCGGCCGACGGTGGAGCTGCGGTCGCAGGCGAAGATCGATTCGGAGACGATCGCGAAGGTCGACGGGACGGCCGAGCGTGAGCACCCGTACGGGATGACGCTCGTTGCAGAGGAGAAGTGGGAGGCGCGTGAGCAGGAGAAGGCCCGGACGCGGGCGCGGACGAGTGGTCCCGTGAACGAGCGGCGCGAGGCGGAAGCGCGGGTGACGGCGGCACACGGCAGTCGGCGCAAGCGTGAGGCGTTCGCCCGGCGACGAGCGGGCGTGGACCCGTTGGCCGGGCCGGACAGCGTGGATCCCCGAGAGAAAATGGATGCGGCGACGTTGGCGGAGGTCAATCAGCAGGCCCAGCGCATTCGGGAGACGGTTCGCGAATGCGGCAGTCGGGCTAGCATCAGCCGACAGTTGGCCGAACGGGTCGCTCGGGGGCAGGGTGTCACCGAGGCGACGCTGGACGTGCTGGACGCGGAACGCCGGCGTCCTGGGACGGTCGTGCCCATCGGAGAGCTGGAAGACGTGCCTCGAAAGGAGGTGGCAGTCTCGGGTGAGTGGATTGAATCCTGGGACGCCGATTCATCCAAGATTCAGCAAGTCGGGTTGTTGGAAGACCAGACAGGTCGAACGAAGGTGACGGTCTGGCAGAAGAGCCGTCAGCCGTTGATCGAAGAGGGCGAACGCGTGCGGATTCGGGCGGCCGCGACGAGCTGGTACCAGGGGCGGGTGTCGCTCGCGGTGACGGGCGATACGCGCATCATCTTCACTGACCGGGTGTAG
- a CDS encoding zf-TFIIB domain-containing protein, producing MDGNCPVCGGEMRAIDLGASDAYECQTCGVERPGEELSYEGEWFPLHNEMLDADPRR from the coding sequence ATGGACGGAAATTGTCCTGTCTGCGGTGGCGAGATGCGCGCGATCGACCTCGGCGCTTCGGACGCGTACGAGTGCCAGACCTGCGGCGTCGAGCGTCCCGGAGAGGAACTGAGCTACGAGGGCGAGTGGTTCCCGCTCCACAACGAGATGCTCGACGCGGACCCCCGGCGGTAG
- a CDS encoding rubrerythrin-like domain-containing protein has product MSKSNPTPGESTLYVCQECGKGVENPDQDDACPDCGGPLRNTTVAHD; this is encoded by the coding sequence ATGTCTAAATCTAATCCGACTCCCGGCGAGTCAACGTTGTACGTGTGTCAAGAGTGCGGCAAAGGTGTCGAAAACCCAGACCAGGACGACGCGTGCCCCGACTGTGGTGGCCCATTGCGAAACACAACTGTCGCTCACGACTAA
- a CDS encoding lamin tail domain-containing protein yields MANSSRTLLIICAGLVILAGCSAPTAPASDGGESPQPASGDATVEGTTEVHFINVGQSVATLIIGPTGETMLIDSGHFNDDGEYVLQYLQQQNIDRIDYFVTSHNDADHIGGNAAVINYFETEADGIGAVYDPGIAAGTETYSEYLDAIEQHEVTLYETREGDSIPFENVSVQVMGPPDPYLESEARNENSIVLKLTYGQTSFLFTGDAEDDQEAYLVEEYGSQLRATVMKAGHHGSKTSTSGALLDAAQPQAVIISSEFDSRYDHPNEATLQRLAERDIATYWTATQGHVVLTSDGAQVTVATQRSAPTEPMRLRDGSPVELGTTTDAERRATITGTGVTDATSTATPVATDGGTDSGAGSGEGTLALKSVNADAEGSDRDNLNDEFIVLENTGDGSLDLSRWTVSDEAGATYTIPDGTTLAAGATLTIHSGSGTDTEADLYWGSSSPIWNNAGDTVIVSDENDATVLREAYE; encoded by the coding sequence GTGGCCAACTCCTCCCGAACACTCCTCATCATCTGTGCTGGGCTTGTCATCCTGGCTGGCTGTAGCGCTCCCACTGCCCCGGCCAGCGATGGGGGCGAGAGTCCGCAGCCGGCGAGCGGTGACGCGACCGTCGAGGGAACGACTGAGGTTCACTTCATCAATGTCGGGCAGTCAGTTGCAACGCTCATCATCGGGCCGACGGGTGAGACGATGCTCATCGACAGCGGCCATTTCAACGACGACGGTGAGTACGTGCTGCAGTATCTCCAGCAGCAGAACATCGACCGGATCGACTACTTCGTCACGAGCCACAACGACGCCGACCACATCGGTGGGAACGCAGCCGTCATCAACTACTTCGAGACGGAAGCGGACGGCATCGGCGCCGTCTACGACCCCGGTATCGCCGCCGGGACCGAGACCTACAGCGAATACCTCGATGCGATCGAACAACACGAGGTCACCCTGTACGAGACCCGCGAGGGGGATAGCATCCCGTTCGAGAACGTGAGCGTGCAGGTCATGGGGCCGCCGGACCCGTATCTCGAGAGCGAGGCCCGCAACGAGAACAGTATCGTGCTCAAGCTCACCTACGGCCAGACGAGCTTCCTGTTCACCGGCGATGCCGAAGACGACCAGGAGGCGTATCTCGTCGAGGAGTACGGTTCACAGCTCCGGGCCACCGTGATGAAGGCCGGACACCACGGGAGCAAGACCTCGACGAGCGGAGCACTACTGGACGCAGCACAGCCGCAGGCGGTCATCATCTCGAGTGAATTCGACTCGCGGTACGACCACCCGAACGAGGCGACGCTGCAGCGACTCGCCGAGCGCGACATTGCTACCTACTGGACGGCCACACAGGGACACGTCGTTCTCACGAGCGATGGTGCCCAGGTGACGGTCGCTACCCAACGGTCCGCCCCGACCGAGCCGATGCGGCTCCGCGACGGGTCGCCGGTCGAACTCGGCACGACGACAGACGCCGAGCGGCGAGCCACAATCACGGGTACCGGCGTGACGGACGCCACTAGCACGGCGACACCGGTCGCGACCGACGGCGGAACTGACAGTGGGGCCGGGTCTGGAGAAGGCACGCTCGCGCTCAAGTCGGTCAACGCTGACGCCGAGGGAAGCGACCGTGACAATCTCAATGACGAGTTCATCGTCCTCGAGAACACTGGCGATGGGTCGCTCGATCTCTCGAGGTGGACCGTGAGCGACGAAGCCGGGGCCACGTACACGATTCCTGACGGCACCACGCTTGCGGCCGGCGCCACACTCACGATTCACTCCGGAAGCGGCACCGATACCGAGGCTGATCTCTACTGGGGGTCCAGCAGTCCCATCTGGAACAACGCCGGCGATACAGTCATCGTGTCGGACGAGAATGATGCAACTGTCCTTCGAGAGGCCTACGAATGA
- a CDS encoding DUF3006 family protein: MLDRFEDSDPVLELTGESGRYELVVEQQALPQPARHTDAVLEIELVDEAIVAADYKPAESKQRISDAQNRFDRLSKRPPSDDES, translated from the coding sequence GTGTTGGACCGGTTCGAAGACAGCGACCCAGTGCTGGAGCTGACGGGCGAGAGCGGGCGCTACGAGCTGGTCGTCGAGCAACAGGCCCTCCCACAGCCTGCCCGACATACTGATGCCGTGCTGGAAATCGAACTGGTTGACGAGGCGATTGTGGCTGCGGACTACAAACCTGCAGAGTCGAAGCAGCGGATTAGCGACGCACAGAATCGGTTCGACCGGCTGTCGAAGCGGCCGCCGAGTGACGACGAATCCTGA
- a CDS encoding VirB4 family type IV secretion system protein, whose amino-acid sequence MHNPGWLQAALPRSVQNTLESLPPLISPAGLLVYGVGSILALIVVANIVTWYRERQAEDVVLAELLDEETLDAGTHEEALFDDIAERQQSAMAPAAIEWETRAARVGENWMTTLYVAGYPDYPSDGYLSGLFELTNVRFDLTAHVAPKNQSRARDTLQQTADDIQADADLERSVRGAYLQERANEATATYKAVENGQRVFDQGMFVTVRAETKDELRESVQQVRAALREQPAGLNPKTAICTQDLALQSAAPVGPNVFDRDAIALGGAVGALLASPHNATILEEGGVEFGIHKDTRSPLVLDPFAREDGYAMFTVGDPGSGKSFGAKQNFIRTIEQDPDCIGVVLEPLNNWNGVIEALGGQRITVGGTMGLNPLEIKPTPDRVLQSRGEDASPLKERRERAISFFTNFFALRDVTLGDRRTTLELALDEAYERKGITEDVSTHDNESPTVRDMLDILEEMSNAPESFVVRADAEGEKLADDAVWLLDQLRPFTEGGQFENLGRASEFDIRDEKLIYLDLVQQGGNLGGHTSLLMELLISLVYERAKETDKRVVFVVDEARYLMSDAATLSYLETIFRHHRHHDLSIRLITQTVDEFFQWPEAEMILDQCAIKQFHKLDGMDEEWANEFGLNYAQMRYVQDAIPGNEQEGYSQALLGVDGEWRGMEIQALPKEKQIIDFDPTADATEVSEVVETGRESSQPSDSMEDLPVPDGGE is encoded by the coding sequence ATGCATAACCCCGGCTGGCTGCAGGCGGCTCTCCCTCGGAGTGTACAGAATACGCTTGAATCGCTCCCGCCCCTCATCTCACCGGCCGGCCTGCTGGTCTACGGCGTCGGGAGCATCCTCGCGCTCATCGTGGTCGCGAACATCGTGACCTGGTACCGTGAACGCCAGGCCGAGGACGTGGTGCTAGCAGAGTTACTCGACGAGGAGACACTGGATGCTGGTACCCACGAAGAGGCGTTATTCGACGATATCGCGGAGCGCCAGCAGTCGGCGATGGCTCCAGCAGCGATCGAGTGGGAAACCCGTGCCGCTCGCGTCGGCGAGAATTGGATGACGACCCTGTACGTCGCCGGGTATCCGGATTACCCATCTGACGGCTATCTGAGTGGCTTGTTCGAGTTGACGAATGTCCGATTCGACTTGACGGCACACGTCGCGCCGAAGAACCAGTCGCGAGCACGGGATACACTCCAGCAGACAGCCGACGACATCCAAGCTGATGCGGACCTCGAACGAAGCGTCCGGGGTGCGTACCTGCAGGAACGGGCAAACGAGGCGACGGCGACGTACAAGGCCGTCGAGAACGGACAGCGCGTGTTCGACCAAGGGATGTTCGTCACAGTCCGCGCGGAGACGAAAGACGAACTCCGCGAGTCCGTCCAGCAGGTTCGAGCGGCGTTGCGCGAGCAGCCAGCAGGACTGAATCCGAAGACCGCTATCTGTACGCAGGACCTCGCACTCCAGTCGGCGGCACCGGTTGGGCCGAACGTATTCGACCGCGATGCGATTGCCCTCGGCGGTGCGGTCGGTGCGCTACTGGCATCACCACACAATGCGACGATTCTCGAGGAAGGGGGCGTGGAGTTCGGCATTCACAAGGATACCCGGAGCCCCCTCGTACTCGACCCGTTCGCCCGCGAAGACGGCTACGCGATGTTCACCGTCGGCGATCCAGGAAGCGGGAAGTCGTTCGGCGCGAAACAGAACTTCATCCGGACGATCGAGCAGGACCCGGACTGCATCGGCGTTGTCCTCGAACCGCTCAACAACTGGAACGGTGTCATCGAGGCGCTCGGCGGCCAGCGTATCACCGTCGGCGGAACGATGGGTCTGAACCCGTTGGAGATCAAGCCGACGCCCGACCGGGTTCTCCAGAGTCGCGGCGAGGACGCGAGTCCGCTCAAGGAGCGTCGCGAGCGGGCGATTAGTTTCTTCACGAACTTCTTCGCGTTGCGCGACGTAACGCTCGGCGACCGGCGGACAACGCTGGAACTGGCACTCGACGAGGCGTACGAGCGCAAGGGCATCACGGAGGATGTGAGCACCCACGACAACGAGAGCCCGACCGTCCGTGATATGCTGGATATTCTGGAGGAGATGAGCAACGCCCCCGAGTCGTTCGTCGTCCGGGCGGACGCCGAGGGGGAGAAACTCGCGGACGACGCGGTCTGGCTGCTGGACCAGCTTCGGCCGTTCACCGAAGGCGGCCAGTTCGAGAACCTGGGTCGGGCGAGTGAATTCGACATCCGCGACGAGAAGCTCATCTATCTCGATCTGGTCCAGCAGGGCGGCAATCTCGGCGGCCACACGAGCCTGCTCATGGAGCTGCTCATCTCGCTGGTCTACGAGCGGGCGAAGGAGACCGACAAGCGCGTCGTTTTCGTGGTGGACGAGGCGCGCTACCTGATGTCCGATGCGGCGACACTCTCGTATCTCGAGACCATCTTCCGCCATCACCGGCACCACGACCTCTCGATCCGGCTCATCACACAGACCGTCGACGAGTTCTTCCAGTGGCCGGAAGCGGAGATGATCCTCGACCAGTGTGCGATCAAGCAGTTCCACAAGCTCGACGGGATGGACGAGGAGTGGGCTAACGAGTTCGGCCTGAACTACGCGCAGATGCGCTACGTGCAGGATGCGATTCCCGGAAATGAGCAGGAAGGCTACTCACAGGCACTCCTTGGCGTCGACGGTGAGTGGCGAGGGATGGAGATTCAGGCACTCCCAAAAGAGAAGCAGATCATCGACTTCGATCCGACGGCAGACGCCACCGAAGTGTCGGAGGTTGTCGAGACGGGTCGGGAGTCATCACAACCCAGCGATTCGATGGAGGATTTGCCGGTGCCCGACGGGGGTGAGTGA
- a CDS encoding LAGLIDADG family homing endonuclease, translated as MTQPIQSSSTRGKPLDEERGGFVPDTEIMSEHGAVEITDLEPGNRIYALDPLTGIAKLKPVTHISSRQYHGRVYDISARRIALRVAPGHPILYETQSKCPPRFRPANQLSEYEENILINDWETVPRKAPDEIDVTDFLDEFEVCVSYDCHGHTFRAALPDGCEPIGRNQWVGYRFDAATFKRYQAAIEELGTGVWIRDGTSHWRMPYRFQLEDFVQFIGWYVTEGSVTWKKNRDTAEIQIAQKKAENREKIGALLDRMGLEHDRQEKSFKFGSKLYGRLMEGLGGTDCRDKHLPDFVWELPTEHQQLLLQTLLDGDGNERQTYYTTSDKLARDVCRLCTELGIKPRHAWRERSWGTPIWEIYISRTQDQLFYSSQVSELLSSGPVFRLTVRDYPAVLAGRNGRFQWIGANAVS; from the coding sequence ATGACACAACCCATCCAGTCGTCGTCGACTCGTGGCAAGCCCCTCGATGAGGAACGTGGCGGCTTCGTCCCAGATACTGAGATTATGAGCGAGCACGGTGCCGTCGAGATTACCGATCTAGAACCTGGTAACCGGATTTACGCTCTCGATCCGCTCACTGGAATCGCGAAGCTCAAGCCGGTTACCCATATCAGCTCACGGCAGTACCACGGACGAGTGTACGACATCAGTGCGAGACGCATTGCTCTTCGGGTGGCTCCGGGGCATCCGATCCTGTACGAAACCCAGTCGAAGTGCCCGCCACGGTTCAGGCCGGCGAACCAACTCTCCGAGTATGAGGAAAATATTCTCATCAACGACTGGGAGACGGTGCCCCGGAAGGCACCGGACGAGATCGATGTCACCGATTTCCTTGACGAGTTCGAAGTGTGCGTCAGCTACGATTGTCACGGACACACGTTTCGGGCGGCGCTTCCGGACGGATGCGAGCCGATTGGTCGGAATCAATGGGTCGGGTACCGGTTCGATGCTGCCACATTCAAGCGATATCAGGCTGCCATCGAGGAACTCGGGACGGGTGTCTGGATTCGAGACGGAACATCACATTGGCGCATGCCGTATCGGTTTCAACTCGAGGACTTCGTCCAGTTTATCGGTTGGTACGTGACTGAAGGGAGCGTTACTTGGAAGAAGAACCGAGACACTGCCGAAATACAGATCGCACAAAAGAAGGCTGAAAACCGCGAGAAAATCGGTGCTCTACTGGACCGGATGGGCCTTGAGCATGATCGGCAGGAGAAATCGTTCAAGTTCGGCTCGAAGCTCTATGGCCGTCTGATGGAGGGTCTGGGCGGCACGGACTGTCGCGATAAGCACCTTCCCGATTTCGTTTGGGAGCTTCCGACAGAGCACCAGCAACTGCTGCTTCAGACGCTTTTAGACGGTGATGGAAACGAGCGGCAAACGTACTACACGACGAGCGACAAGCTGGCTCGTGATGTCTGTCGGTTGTGCACAGAGTTAGGAATCAAGCCGCGCCACGCCTGGCGGGAGCGATCCTGGGGAACTCCGATTTGGGAGATCTACATCAGCCGGACGCAAGACCAGTTGTTCTATTCCTCGCAGGTTTCGGAACTGCTCAGCTCGGGGCCAGTATTTCGACTTACTGTCCGTGACTACCCTGCAGTTCTCGCCGGACGCAATGGCCGATTCCAGTGGATCGGCGCTAACGCCGTTTCATAA
- a CDS encoding DUF7261 family protein — protein MSRYNRSAANAWADTNCPGGRGRAFGSCRGDRGVVVQERAGETVVLAAAFDVDVTTPRGHRDLTLVVRVVG, from the coding sequence ATTTCACGCTACAACCGCTCGGCGGCGAACGCGTGGGCCGACACGAACTGTCCCGGCGGCCGTGGCCGCGCGTTCGGGTCCTGCCGCGGTGACCGTGGCGTCGTCGTGCAGGAGCGTGCCGGCGAGACGGTGGTCCTGGCGGCGGCGTTCGATGTGGACGTGACGACGCCGCGTGGACACCGCGACCTGACGCTGGTGGTACGGGTGGTGGGGTGA
- a CDS encoding sensor histidine kinase, with product MEHASATRPAPSRVPWYVLAIGVALVLVLTAETLLRMLGLVTIRQTTLVLSGEYLIGIVSSVPFIAAILWGGLRLRRERYTPVDHSRVLLWVVSGVVVSLCINGSIILLTEDLSVWYIVAWLRWGAAIGGGVGMLVGYIEMRAVLNALDAERARLQAEQIEDQRETLDYLNSLLRHEVLNGMNVIEGHSLLLEQELDDEELEETHVQPIIRHSQDISAVISDVRRLVGVIQGDRELEPVDLHGALEAEVRKLRDTHPDADISLDVPSGVFVYGNEMLPRVFGNLLANAVEHNDNESPRVRVESRVGEEVIEVLVSDDGPGIDDATQETLFERPDAGPTDHGFGLYLVSQLCGHYGGDIDLVETGPEGTTFGATLQRAPEPPAMASTEPFSAESPT from the coding sequence ATGGAACACGCCAGCGCCACCCGCCCCGCCCCCTCGAGGGTCCCCTGGTACGTCCTCGCCATCGGCGTGGCGCTGGTGCTGGTGTTGACCGCCGAGACGCTGCTCCGGATGCTCGGGCTCGTGACCATCCGGCAGACGACGCTGGTCCTCAGCGGCGAGTATCTCATCGGTATCGTCTCCTCGGTGCCGTTCATCGCCGCCATCCTCTGGGGCGGGCTCAGGCTCAGGCGCGAGCGGTACACCCCGGTCGATCACTCGCGGGTCCTGCTGTGGGTCGTCTCCGGCGTGGTGGTGTCGCTCTGTATCAACGGTTCGATCATCCTCCTGACCGAGGACCTGAGTGTCTGGTATATCGTCGCGTGGTTGCGGTGGGGGGCCGCTATCGGCGGGGGTGTCGGGATGCTGGTCGGGTACATCGAGATGCGGGCGGTCCTGAACGCTCTCGACGCGGAACGGGCCCGGCTTCAGGCCGAGCAGATCGAGGACCAGCGCGAGACGCTGGACTACCTGAACAGCCTGCTCCGCCACGAGGTGCTGAACGGGATGAACGTTATCGAGGGTCACAGCCTGCTCCTCGAACAGGAGCTCGACGACGAGGAACTCGAAGAGACCCACGTCCAGCCCATCATCCGCCACAGCCAGGACATCTCCGCGGTCATCTCCGACGTTCGGCGGCTGGTCGGCGTCATCCAGGGTGACCGGGAGCTCGAGCCCGTCGACCTGCACGGGGCACTGGAGGCGGAGGTCCGGAAGCTCCGCGACACCCATCCGGACGCCGATATCTCGCTCGACGTTCCCAGCGGGGTGTTCGTCTACGGCAACGAGATGCTGCCGCGGGTCTTCGGGAACCTCCTCGCCAACGCCGTCGAGCACAACGACAACGAGAGCCCACGGGTCCGGGTCGAGAGCCGCGTCGGGGAGGAGGTGATCGAGGTTCTCGTCTCGGACGACGGCCCGGGCATCGACGATGCGACCCAGGAGACGCTGTTCGAACGTCCGGATGCGGGGCCGACGGACCACGGGTTCGGTCTCTACCTCGTGAGCCAGCTCTGTGGCCACTACGGCGGCGACATCGACCTCGTCGAGACCGGTCCGGAGGGGACGACGTTCGGTGCCACGTTACAGCGGGCCCCGGAGCCGCCGGCCATGGCGTCGACGGAGCCGTTCTCTGCGGAGTCCCCTACCTGA
- a CDS encoding succinylglutamate desuccinylase/aspartoacylase domain-containing protein — protein sequence MFGEDVTPATTVLGPGDDADVAIVGGVHGDEPSGVRAVRQVIESNPDLQRPVKLVVANPPAVASHRRYLDADMNRVFPGDPDSGARERRLAAALLAEIDDCGPVLSIHSTHSFDDPIAFVSRSYPPVQELAARLPIPHIVDPTPCIEGSLPTAAPVISIEAGRQLTEEATENATGIVEAFLRLVDVLPEEPTGGDSTYYTVTDAVSQPSGPDYELLVENFERVSEGSTVAQSATEEYVADEPFVPILMSETGYDDLLGYRGETAGESLSAARDTWGVDRPSDG from the coding sequence GTGTTCGGAGAAGATGTCACTCCGGCCACGACGGTGCTCGGTCCCGGCGACGATGCCGACGTGGCCATCGTGGGGGGCGTCCACGGTGACGAGCCGAGCGGTGTTCGCGCCGTGCGGCAGGTGATCGAGTCCAACCCCGACCTCCAGCGCCCGGTGAAACTCGTGGTGGCGAACCCGCCCGCAGTGGCCAGCCACCGTCGCTACCTCGATGCCGACATGAACCGGGTGTTCCCCGGAGATCCCGACAGTGGGGCCCGTGAACGCCGGCTCGCGGCCGCGCTCCTCGCGGAGATCGACGACTGTGGTCCGGTGCTCTCGATCCATTCGACCCACTCCTTCGACGACCCCATCGCGTTCGTCTCACGGTCGTATCCCCCCGTCCAGGAGCTGGCCGCACGCCTTCCGATACCGCACATCGTCGATCCGACGCCCTGTATCGAGGGGTCGCTCCCGACCGCTGCCCCCGTCATCAGCATCGAGGCGGGGCGACAGCTCACCGAGGAGGCCACGGAGAACGCCACCGGGATCGTCGAGGCGTTCCTCCGGCTGGTCGACGTGCTCCCCGAGGAGCCGACTGGTGGCGACTCGACCTACTACACGGTGACCGACGCGGTCTCGCAACCGTCCGGCCCCGACTACGAGCTACTCGTGGAGAACTTCGAACGAGTCTCCGAGGGGAGTACCGTCGCCCAGAGTGCCACTGAGGAGTACGTGGCCGACGAGCCGTTCGTCCCGATCCTCATGTCCGAGACCGGGTACGACGATCTCCTCGGGTACCGTGGCGAGACCGCCGGCGAGTCGCTGTCTGCCGCCCGCGATACCTGGGGTGTCGACCGTCCGTCGGACGGTTGA
- a CDS encoding SDR family NAD(P)-dependent oxidoreductase produces the protein MHDDDPPSAIVVGASSGIGEALAREFAAHGYEVGLTARRREKLEFIGNQLDTKAYVAKMDVTDLADAREGFHEVADAMGDVDVVVLCAGVGRENRDLDWEVERETIDVNVRGFTALATAAMDRFESQGHGHLVGISSVAAHMANGAIPAYPASKAFVSNYCDSLRYRARNLDADVDVTTIEPGFVDTEMAGGTFWMCSPETAAAQIYRAVRRGKRHAYVTRRWWLVAGLIGLMPDVLKRRLFA, from the coding sequence ATGCACGACGACGACCCGCCATCGGCCATCGTGGTCGGCGCCTCCTCGGGCATCGGGGAGGCGCTGGCCCGCGAGTTCGCCGCCCACGGCTACGAGGTCGGCCTGACAGCCCGCCGGCGCGAGAAGCTGGAGTTCATCGGGAACCAGCTCGACACGAAAGCCTACGTCGCGAAGATGGACGTGACCGACCTCGCGGACGCCCGCGAGGGGTTCCACGAGGTCGCCGACGCGATGGGCGACGTGGACGTGGTGGTGCTCTGTGCCGGCGTCGGCCGCGAGAACCGCGACCTCGACTGGGAGGTCGAGCGCGAGACCATCGACGTGAACGTCCGTGGGTTCACGGCGCTGGCGACGGCTGCGATGGACCGCTTCGAGAGCCAGGGCCACGGCCACCTCGTCGGCATCTCCTCGGTCGCCGCGCACATGGCCAACGGCGCCATCCCCGCGTACCCGGCGTCGAAGGCGTTCGTCTCGAACTACTGCGACAGCCTCCGCTACCGGGCCCGGAATCTGGACGCCGACGTGGACGTGACGACCATCGAGCCCGGCTTCGTCGACACGGAGATGGCCGGCGGGACCTTCTGGATGTGCTCGCCCGAAACCGCGGCCGCGCAGATATATCGGGCGGTCCGGCGGGGGAAGCGCCACGCGTACGTCACCCGGCGCTGGTGGCTGGTCGCGGGGCTCATCGGGCTTATGCCCGACGTGCTGAAGCGGCGGCTGTTCGCGTAG